A region from the Cydia amplana chromosome 7, ilCydAmpl1.1, whole genome shotgun sequence genome encodes:
- the LOC134649457 gene encoding ommochrome-binding protein-like yields MKLIITLALLAVIHAHIIKPACDLISIQDIIYQKEVLKENVNDPYQMAIDYNTNTLFFSHSRTNPKNNEDVFESAYLKLATNEYNIIPGIIGGFAAAVDNNKHKVYLGGRNGIYEYDYESKKAINVNPNGYSVWQLFFKDKLYYTAYPQERVYTFEGGKSLIVPDLKRTMVQLVALDNNYNMYFSNSSGLFCLTKSDKKIDALGEYTINSFTADTNGNIHFSTPSGLYKIDNNQKVNKLVDLDDVFGLVVDGKNNFIYGTGDKIIKLSPTQNKCL; encoded by the coding sequence ATGAAACTTATAATAACATTGGCGTTGTTAGCTGTAATTCACGCTCATATTATTAAGCCAGCATGTGACCTGATCTCCATTCAAGACATCATCTATCAGAAGGAGGTGCTGAAAGAAAACGTAAACGACCCGTACCAGATGGCCATCGACTATAACACAAATACGCTCTTCTTCAGTCATTCAAGAACTAATCCAAAAAACAACGAAGATGTATTTGAGTCTGCATATTTGAAACTGGCGACTAACGAATATAACATCATCCCTGGCATTATAGGCGGATTTGCCGCTGCTGTTGACAACAACAAGCACAAAGTATATCTCGGTGGAAGAAACGGCATCTACGAGTACGATTACGAATCAAAAAAAGCAATTAATGTCAACCCCAATGGATACAGCGTTTGGCAATTATTTTTCAAGGACAAACTTTACTACACCGCCTATCCACAAGAAAGAGTGTACACTTTTGAAGGTGGCAAATCGCTAATAGTGCCTGACCTGAAGCGAACTATGGTACAGCTAGTAGCTCTCGATAATAACTACAATATGTATTTCTCCAATTCTTCTGGTCTATTTTGCTTAACTAAATCTGATAAGAAAATTGATGCATTGGGTGAATATACCATTAATAGTTTCACGGCAGACACAAATGGTAATATACACTTCTCGACGCCTTCTGGTTTATACAAAATAGATAATAACCAGAAGGTTAATAAACTAGTAGATCTTGACGACGTTTTCGGATTGGTTGTCGATGGAAAAAATAACTTCATTTACGGGACCGgagataaaattattaaattatcaccGACCCAAAATAAATGTTTGTAG